One Methylosinus sp. C49 DNA segment encodes these proteins:
- a CDS encoding LysE family translocator — MSGRYLFFVATVVSLIAVPGPDMLYVLGRSLASGARAGCFSAAGIAFGYTLLTLLLAAGFQLVLAAFPALFLGLKYIGVAYLSWLAFRLIRSDGGFETLSRGPGRTDWAAFSAGVGTSLLNPKGLLFYFAILPQFFDAAAGPFWRHALVYGWTTSFLCLTLYSALGCAASYGARRWTPEPTASRNLSRLAGLLLLVSVMAMLGAEWSGATAAH, encoded by the coding sequence ATGAGCGGCCGTTATCTCTTTTTCGTGGCGACGGTGGTCAGCCTCATCGCGGTTCCGGGGCCGGACATGCTCTATGTGCTCGGCCGGTCTCTGGCTTCCGGCGCGCGAGCAGGCTGCTTCTCCGCCGCCGGCATAGCATTCGGCTATACGTTGCTCACCCTGCTGTTGGCCGCCGGCTTTCAGCTCGTCCTCGCGGCTTTTCCGGCGCTGTTCCTCGGCCTCAAATATATCGGCGTCGCCTATCTCTCCTGGCTGGCCTTTCGGCTCATACGCTCGGACGGCGGCTTCGAGACGCTGAGCCGCGGCCCCGGCCGCACGGATTGGGCGGCCTTCTCGGCCGGCGTCGGCACCAGCCTGCTCAATCCCAAGGGGCTTCTGTTCTATTTCGCGATACTGCCGCAGTTTTTCGACGCCGCAGCCGGGCCGTTCTGGCGGCATGCGCTCGTCTATGGCTGGACCACGAGCTTCTTGTGCCTGACGCTCTACTCGGCGCTCGGCTGCGCAGCGAGCTATGGCGCGCGGCGCTGGACGCCGGAGCCGACGGCCAGCCGCAATCTCTCGCGTCTCGCGGGCCTTTTGCTGCTCGTTTCGGTAATGGCCATGCTGGGCGCCGAATGGAGCGGCGCGACGGCGGCTCATTGA
- the petA gene encoding ubiquinol-cytochrome c reductase iron-sulfur subunit — translation MSNATKAEPSRRDILFLATGAAATVAAGAAVWPLIAQMNPDASTLALASTELDISAIPEGQIVTVKWRGKPVFVRHRTKQEIEAAQNVPLAELPDPQADSARVQKPEWLVVVGVCTHLGCIPTGHEGEFHGWFCPCHGSTYDTSGRIRSGPAPSNLEVPDYAFLSDTKIKIG, via the coding sequence GTGAGCAATGCGACAAAGGCGGAGCCGAGCCGCCGGGATATTTTGTTCCTCGCCACGGGGGCGGCGGCGACGGTCGCAGCGGGCGCCGCCGTATGGCCCTTGATCGCGCAGATGAATCCAGACGCTTCGACGCTGGCTCTGGCCTCGACGGAGCTCGACATCTCGGCCATTCCCGAGGGGCAGATCGTCACCGTCAAATGGCGCGGCAAGCCGGTCTTCGTGCGGCACCGCACCAAGCAGGAGATCGAGGCCGCGCAGAACGTCCCGCTCGCCGAGCTCCCCGATCCGCAGGCCGATTCGGCGCGCGTGCAGAAGCCGGAGTGGCTGGTCGTCGTCGGCGTCTGCACGCATTTGGGCTGCATTCCCACCGGCCATGAGGGCGAGTTCCACGGCTGGTTCTGCCCCTGCCACGGCTCCACCTACGACACCTCCGGCCGCATTCGCAGCGGTCCGGCTCCGAGCAATCTCGAAGTGCCCGATTACGCCTTCCTGAGCGACACCAAGATCAAGATCGGCTGA
- a CDS encoding cytochrome b/b6 encodes MTGHSTYTPKSGFARWLERRLPILGFIHESFVAYPVPKNLNYLWTFGAILSFMLVAQIVTGIVLAMHYTPETTLAFDSIEHIMRDVNWGWALRYAHANGASMFFLAVYIHIFRGMYYGSYKEPREVLWILGVVIFMLMMATGFLGYVLPWGQMSFWAATVITNLFTAIPYVGNSITTWLLGGYSVDNATLNRFFALHYLLPFVIVAIVGLHVWALHVTGQNNPTGVEVKDIKKETVPFTPYATLKDAVGLVVFVGLFAWLTFFVPNYTGHPDNYIEANPLVTPPHIVPEWYFLPFYAILRAIPNKLVGVIALFSSILIVAALPWLDTSKVRSGVYRPTFKKFYWVFVFVSVGLGYLGAQPAEGVYLIAARILMAYYFLHFLVVLPLLGKYEQTLPEPRSIAASLGEAATEEKPHA; translated from the coding sequence ATGACCGGACATTCGACTTACACGCCGAAGAGCGGCTTTGCGCGCTGGCTCGAGCGGCGCCTGCCGATCCTCGGCTTCATCCACGAATCCTTCGTCGCCTATCCCGTTCCGAAGAATCTCAACTATCTTTGGACCTTCGGCGCGATCCTCTCCTTCATGCTGGTTGCGCAGATCGTGACCGGCATCGTTCTGGCGATGCATTACACGCCGGAGACGACGCTCGCCTTCGATTCGATCGAGCACATCATGCGCGATGTGAATTGGGGCTGGGCGCTGCGCTATGCGCACGCCAATGGCGCCTCCATGTTCTTCCTCGCCGTCTATATCCACATCTTCCGCGGCATGTATTACGGCTCCTACAAGGAGCCGCGCGAGGTGCTGTGGATTCTCGGCGTCGTGATCTTCATGCTGATGATGGCGACCGGCTTCCTGGGCTATGTGCTCCCCTGGGGGCAAATGTCCTTCTGGGCGGCGACGGTCATCACCAACCTCTTCACCGCTATTCCCTATGTGGGCAATTCCATCACCACCTGGCTGCTCGGCGGCTATTCGGTCGACAACGCCACGCTCAACCGCTTCTTCGCGCTGCATTATCTCCTGCCCTTCGTCATCGTGGCCATCGTCGGCCTGCATGTCTGGGCGCTGCATGTGACGGGGCAGAACAATCCGACCGGCGTCGAGGTGAAGGACATAAAGAAGGAGACCGTGCCCTTCACGCCCTATGCGACGCTGAAGGACGCTGTCGGCCTCGTCGTCTTCGTCGGGCTCTTCGCCTGGCTCACCTTCTTCGTGCCCAACTACACCGGCCATCCCGACAATTACATCGAGGCCAATCCGCTGGTGACGCCGCCGCATATCGTGCCGGAATGGTATTTCCTGCCCTTCTACGCGATCCTGCGCGCCATCCCCAACAAGCTCGTCGGCGTCATCGCGCTGTTTTCCTCCATCCTCATCGTGGCGGCGCTGCCCTGGCTCGACACGTCGAAGGTGCGCTCGGGCGTCTATCGTCCGACCTTCAAGAAGTTCTACTGGGTCTTCGTCTTCGTGTCGGTCGGCCTCGGCTATCTCGGCGCGCAGCCGGCGGAGGGCGTCTATCTCATCGCCGCCCGCATATTGATGGCCTATTACTTCCTGCACTTCCTCGTCGTGCTGCCGCTGCTCGGCAAATATGAGCAGA
- a CDS encoding outer membrane beta-barrel protein — protein sequence MRNMNDRIGLIGALVGALVGALAAGSAIAADLPSAKAPPAPLAAPAPAFSWQGFYVGAYAGALLGEGTFAYLRDTPIRGAGFLGGGTLGYNWQWTPTIVLGLEADFGYRGSQNAETVGWNTPSATETGVFGTFRGRAGYAFAPKWLVYGTAGFAYGTDFAPTSFTSVLPLTVGQLSTGTTVRAGWTAGAGFEYAWSDKISVKGEYLYTQLADSGVSYSTNFGAAPINVKSAGHIMRGGVNYHFTTPAAATAAPIVTK from the coding sequence ATGCGAAATATGAATGACAGGATTGGGCTGATCGGCGCCCTTGTTGGCGCCCTTGTCGGCGCGCTCGCGGCGGGCTCCGCCATCGCCGCCGATCTTCCTTCCGCCAAGGCGCCGCCCGCTCCGCTGGCGGCCCCGGCTCCCGCGTTCAGCTGGCAGGGGTTCTATGTCGGCGCCTATGCCGGCGCGCTGCTCGGCGAGGGGACCTTCGCCTATTTGCGCGACACACCCATTCGCGGCGCGGGCTTCCTCGGCGGCGGAACGCTCGGCTATAATTGGCAATGGACGCCGACGATCGTCCTCGGCCTCGAAGCCGATTTCGGCTATCGCGGGTCGCAAAATGCGGAGACGGTCGGCTGGAACACGCCGAGCGCCACGGAGACCGGCGTGTTCGGCACATTCCGCGGCCGTGCCGGCTACGCCTTCGCGCCGAAATGGCTCGTCTATGGAACGGCGGGCTTCGCCTATGGAACGGATTTCGCGCCGACCAGCTTCACCTCGGTCCTTCCGCTCACCGTCGGCCAGCTGAGCACGGGAACGACGGTGCGCGCCGGCTGGACCGCGGGCGCCGGCTTCGAATACGCTTGGTCGGACAAGATCTCGGTGAAGGGCGAATATCTCTACACGCAGCTCGCCGACTCGGGCGTCAGCTATTCCACTAATTTCGGCGCCGCGCCGATCAATGTGAAGAGCGCCGGCCATATCATGCGCGGCGGCGTCAATTATCATTTCACGACGCCGGCCGCTGCCACGGCCGCGCCGATCGTGACAAAATAG